The following coding sequences lie in one Rhizobium rhododendri genomic window:
- a CDS encoding accessory factor UbiK family protein produces the protein MTTGPNRIMDEFAKLMTDAAGAAQGVRREIETAFNAQAERWLNSMDIVKREEFEAVREMAVKARDENDALKARIEALEAKLSAKAK, from the coding sequence ATGACCACAGGACCGAACCGCATCATGGATGAATTCGCCAAGCTGATGACCGATGCCGCTGGCGCCGCGCAGGGCGTCCGCCGCGAAATCGAAACCGCCTTCAATGCCCAGGCCGAACGCTGGCTTAACAGCATGGACATCGTCAAGCGCGAGGAGTTCGAAGCCGTGCGCGAAATGGCGGTCAAGGCGCGTGACGAAAACGATGCGCTCAAGGCCCGTATCGAAGCGCTCGAGGCGAAGCTTTCCGCCAAGGCAAAGTGA
- the pgeF gene encoding peptidoglycan editing factor PgeF: protein MKDDSLLQPLESPLLAAIGRPGIRHGYFTRQGGVSEGIYRGLNVGLGSRDERAAVEENRHRVAAWFGQPVERLATVHQIHSADVVTIDAGYDGTRQQADALVTAVPGIVLGVLAADCGPILFADAKNRVIGAAHAGWKGALTGVLENTIDAMVSLGAERRSIVACLGPSISSSSYEVGPEFVERFLAHDPAYTRYFSGSANQGHAMFDLPALTIDRLTAAGVTAESLGLCTYPDADRFFSYRRTTHERQEDYGRQISAIAIEDTF, encoded by the coding sequence GTGAAGGACGACTCATTGCTGCAACCCCTGGAAAGCCCGCTGCTGGCGGCAATCGGCCGTCCCGGCATCCGCCACGGCTACTTTACCCGACAAGGCGGCGTCTCCGAGGGTATCTATCGTGGCCTCAATGTCGGACTCGGCTCCCGCGATGAGCGGGCTGCGGTCGAGGAAAACCGCCATCGGGTCGCTGCGTGGTTCGGCCAGCCGGTCGAAAGGCTCGCCACCGTCCATCAAATCCACTCCGCCGACGTCGTTACCATCGATGCCGGCTATGACGGCACAAGACAGCAGGCCGACGCGCTGGTGACAGCCGTGCCCGGCATAGTGCTCGGCGTGCTGGCAGCCGATTGCGGCCCGATCCTTTTTGCCGATGCCAAGAACCGGGTGATCGGTGCAGCCCACGCGGGATGGAAGGGTGCGCTGACAGGCGTACTCGAAAACACCATCGACGCGATGGTGTCGCTTGGCGCAGAGCGCAGATCGATCGTTGCCTGCCTCGGCCCGTCGATCAGCAGCAGCAGCTACGAAGTCGGCCCGGAGTTCGTCGAACGCTTCCTCGCCCATGATCCGGCCTACACGCGCTATTTCTCGGGGTCGGCCAATCAGGGCCACGCGATGTTCGACCTGCCGGCCCTCACCATCGACCGGTTGACGGCAGCCGGCGTCACGGCCGAAAGCCTGGGCCTTTGCACCTACCCCGATGCCGACCGCTTTTTTTCCTACCGCCGCACGACCCATGAGCGCCAGGAAGACTACGGCCGGCAGATCTCAGCCATCGCAATCGAGGACACGTTTTAA
- the lgt gene encoding prolipoprotein diacylglyceryl transferase encodes MQTPALLMAMIPFPDIDPVAFSIGPLAIHWYGLAYVIGILLGWGYARRLVTNERLWRDGKAPMTIAHLDDFVVWIALGIVLGGRIGYVLFYDMQAVSENPLRAFEIWNGGMSFHGGLIGSTVAMILFSRRNGIPMWSLFDVIATVVPIGLFCGRIANFVNGELWGRVSTVPWAIVFPTGGPLSRHPSQLYEAGLEGIVLFLVLFVITHWLLTLKRPGLTSGVFVTGYALSRIFVEFFREPDAQLGYLLGTDWLTMGMVLSLPMILLGLWAAIRAVRAVRADTIQRHPV; translated from the coding sequence TTGCAGACACCCGCCCTTCTTATGGCAATGATTCCCTTCCCGGATATCGATCCGGTGGCCTTCTCCATAGGTCCGCTGGCGATACACTGGTACGGACTTGCCTATGTCATCGGCATCCTGCTCGGCTGGGGCTATGCGAGGCGTCTGGTCACCAACGAACGACTGTGGCGTGATGGCAAGGCGCCGATGACCATTGCCCATCTCGATGACTTCGTTGTCTGGATTGCACTCGGCATCGTGCTTGGCGGTCGCATTGGCTACGTGTTGTTCTACGACATGCAAGCCGTCAGCGAAAATCCGCTGCGCGCATTCGAAATCTGGAACGGAGGAATGTCGTTCCATGGTGGCCTTATAGGCTCGACCGTCGCGATGATCCTGTTCTCCCGCCGCAATGGCATTCCGATGTGGAGCCTGTTCGACGTCATCGCCACCGTCGTGCCGATCGGACTGTTCTGCGGACGCATCGCCAATTTCGTCAACGGCGAACTCTGGGGTCGCGTCTCGACGGTGCCGTGGGCTATCGTCTTTCCGACAGGCGGGCCGCTCAGCCGTCATCCGAGCCAGCTCTACGAGGCAGGCCTCGAGGGCATCGTGCTGTTCCTGGTGCTGTTTGTCATCACCCATTGGCTGCTGACCCTGAAGCGACCGGGCCTCACCAGCGGCGTTTTCGTCACCGGCTATGCGCTGTCGCGCATCTTCGTCGAGTTCTTTCGCGAACCGGATGCGCAGCTCGGCTATCTCCTCGGTACCGACTGGCTGACCATGGGTATGGTGCTGTCGCTGCCGATGATCCTGCTCGGTCTCTGGGCTGCCATACGCGCTGTTCGGGCTGTCCGGGCCGATACCATCCAGCGACATCCAGTCTGA
- a CDS encoding YbjN domain-containing protein, translating into MSLMEIELERQSNPVDMIEFVAANNDWSFERSGEDEIAMTVAGHWADYHVSFSWMEECEALHIACAFDIKVAETRVNEVIRLLSCINGQVMMGHFDLWRQEDVVIFRQSLLLAGGAEPTNRQVEVLLSNGLETCEAYYQAFQFVVWSGMEAKSAMEAVLFETVGEC; encoded by the coding sequence ATGAGCCTGATGGAAATTGAACTTGAGCGCCAGTCCAACCCGGTCGATATGATCGAGTTCGTCGCTGCCAATAACGACTGGTCCTTCGAGAGGTCGGGCGAAGACGAGATCGCCATGACCGTAGCCGGCCACTGGGCCGATTATCACGTGTCGTTTTCATGGATGGAAGAGTGCGAGGCCCTGCACATTGCCTGCGCGTTCGACATCAAGGTCGCAGAAACCCGCGTCAACGAAGTCATCCGTCTGCTCTCCTGCATCAACGGCCAGGTGATGATGGGTCATTTCGACCTGTGGCGCCAGGAAGACGTGGTGATTTTCCGCCAGTCGCTGCTGCTCGCCGGTGGCGCCGAGCCGACCAACCGTCAGGTTGAAGTGCTGCTTTCCAACGGTCTTGAAACCTGCGAAGCGTATTATCAGGCCTTCCAGTTTGTCGTCTGGTCCGGCATGGAGGCCAAGAGCGCGATGGAAGCTGTCCTGTTCGAAACCGTTGGTGAGTGCTGA
- a CDS encoding class I SAM-dependent methyltransferase, with product MTTALGEKIKTIIRANGPISVTDYFSLCLADPQHGYYRTREPFGPSGDFVTAPEVSQLFGEMIGVFMVHAWQRHGTPPGVRLVEIGPGRGTMMSDMLRVIRRLAPLLYDSMQVHLVETSERLRDIQQETLQSHGAKVAWHVDFNDVPHGFTLLAANELFDAIPIRQFVRTATGFRERVVVLDIDDELSFAAGIATLDPALMPESAPKTPLGTVFEIAPARQAVMSAICERLGSNGGTAVIIDYGHLSTGFGDTLQAVRMHEYDPPLAHPGEADLTSHVDFQSLAEAALAEGIHVNGCAYQGDFLIGLGLADRAGALGRGQDGTVQRDIQLAVDRLAGAGEGKMGELFKVLAVSSPAIDLMPFRPVD from the coding sequence ATGACAACCGCGCTAGGGGAAAAGATCAAGACCATCATCCGCGCCAACGGGCCGATCAGCGTCACCGATTATTTCTCGCTGTGCCTCGCGGACCCGCAGCACGGCTACTACCGCACGCGCGAACCCTTCGGCCCTTCCGGCGACTTCGTGACCGCGCCAGAGGTCAGCCAGCTGTTCGGCGAGATGATCGGCGTCTTCATGGTGCATGCCTGGCAGCGCCACGGCACGCCGCCGGGTGTGCGCCTTGTCGAGATCGGCCCCGGTCGCGGCACGATGATGTCGGACATGCTGCGCGTCATTCGGCGCCTTGCACCGCTGCTCTACGACAGCATGCAGGTGCATCTGGTCGAAACCAGCGAACGACTGCGCGACATCCAGCAGGAGACGCTGCAGTCCCATGGCGCCAAGGTCGCCTGGCATGTGGATTTCAACGACGTCCCCCATGGCTTCACGCTGCTGGCCGCCAACGAGCTGTTCGATGCCATCCCGATCCGCCAGTTTGTACGCACCGCAACGGGCTTTCGCGAGCGGGTGGTGGTGCTCGACATCGATGACGAGCTCAGCTTTGCTGCCGGCATCGCAACCCTCGATCCAGCACTGATGCCTGAATCCGCGCCCAAGACGCCGCTCGGCACTGTCTTTGAAATCGCCCCTGCCCGCCAGGCGGTGATGAGCGCCATCTGCGAGCGGCTCGGCAGCAATGGCGGCACTGCCGTCATCATCGACTACGGCCATCTGTCGACGGGTTTCGGCGACACGCTGCAGGCCGTGCGGATGCATGAATACGATCCGCCGCTCGCCCATCCCGGCGAAGCGGACCTCACCAGCCACGTCGATTTCCAGAGCCTTGCCGAAGCAGCGCTCGCCGAAGGCATCCACGTCAACGGTTGCGCCTACCAAGGCGATTTCCTGATAGGGCTCGGACTGGCGGACCGCGCCGGTGCGCTTGGCCGGGGACAGGACGGCACGGTGCAGCGCGATATCCAGCTAGCCGTGGACAGGCTGGCCGGCGCTGGCGAAGGCAAGATGGGGGAACTGTTCAAGGTGCTGGCAGTTTCCAGTCCGGCCATCGACCTGATGCCGTTCCGCCCGGTGGATTGA